The sequence TATTCTCCCTTATAATCTTTTCCACATTTATCTGAAAAAATATGGAATTTCTCCTCAATTCCATATTCATGAATTACTGCAAGAGTTGCTTCGTCATCATCCATAACAAGAATTGCAAATTTTGGCTTTATTTCCTCCGCCTCCCTTAATCTTTTTAGATGATATTCTTTCCATTCCTTTTCTATTTTTATTTCCATATTTGGTTCAATTGAAAATGTATGATATGCTCCCGCCTCCTCGCCTTCAACAATTTTTCCCCTAATTCTCAGTATATCAGTGAATTCATGAAATTCTTTATCAGTTACTTCTATTTTAAGATAAACTCTTTCTTTTTCCTCTTTCTTTCTCCTTATTTTTTCGATGCTATCTTTTTTACTCCTGAAAGTATATCCTGATAAAAAATCTCCTTCTTCTATTACATTGTAAAGATGCCAGCAGTCGTTTTTGCTCTGAACAAGTAATCTTGCAATTCCCTTTTTTAAATCCAGTTCCAGTATTTTCATAAATTTTCCTCCTTTACAGACAATTCTCCAGGAGGCAAAACTTTCTGCAATTCTTCTATGCTCACGCCAAAAATTTCTGCAAAACTTTTTGCAATTTTATTTGGATTTTCCCTACCAGGAATAAAAACAACCCATTTTTTAGCAAGCTTTTTAATCGCTGACGGAGGACCACCCATTATCTTTATCTCTCCTTTAATTTCAACCAATCCAACCGCAATTTCAAGAGCGCACCTTTCATAATTCCTTTTTCCTCTTATCATAAATGCTCCAAGAGGCAAATACATGCCAGATTCAGCACTCTTTGAAACCTGCCACGGATAAACCCAGTAGGCATCGCAAGCAGTAAATTGACCCCATGCTTTAGAATATGAAGCCGCAAACTGACATGCTTCCTTAATTGTGTCTTCGCTTATCTTCAATGGCTTTCCATCCAAATCATGCGCCTTTATTATGCAGGACGGCGCCCCATGCACATCTGCATGCACATATATATCATTTTCCTTCAGATATTTCTTTACAATTTTTTCATTGCTTCTTGCATCCTTTCCTCCAATAACAATATTTCCATCTGAGGAGATGAACCACCTATAATTTTCAAACCAGTGTTTTTTTTTCTTTTTAACTTCTTCCTTAAATTTACTGATTCTAATTTTTGTTTCTTCTATTGCTTTCCTTGCCCCCTCTATCTTTTCCCTCATTTTTTTACTCTTTAAATATTTATCATTTGCATTTTCATAGACACTTTTTCTCGAATCTATCTTAACAATCATATTCTTCCCAATATAAGGTAATTCAACCTCTATAAATGGATACTTCTTCCTTTTTATTTTCTCCTTTTCTTCACCTTTCAATATTCTTTCAATTAATTCATAATTTGCAAAAATAGCATCTCCCTCTTCCCTATATCTCTTCTCTTCTTCTTCGAATTTCTTTATTGCTTCTTCCTGTTTCGCTATCTGTCTCTCTATTCTTTCTTTCTCTTCCTCCTTTTTTTCCTTTTCCTCCTTTTTTATTGAATGATAATATTCATCATATGCCTCGCTTATACTTTCAAAAAAAATTTTCTCATATCCTTCATATCTTTTTAGGGAATAAGGTAAAACATCTATAAATTCAGAATTTTTTATAATCTGTGGCTCAAATTTTTTCCCCTCAATTTTTTCAATAAATTTTCTAAAATCTTCATAACTTTTTATTTCCTCTGCATATATTCTTGGAACACCGTTTTCTATTAAAAAATTTAAAATATCCTCTCTTTTCATGAAATCTTCTTCAGAAATCTTCTTTGGATTTTTTGCAGAAGGAAAAATGTATTTTTCTCCTGGCTTTAATATCCTGTCTCTCCATTTTTGATGTGTAATAGGCAGAATTATTTTCCATTCTTCATCTAAAAGCAATATATTTCCAGGAGGAATTATTTCAATAGCCAGCCTGTATATTTTTTCCTTAATTATTTCAATTAAAACAATTCTATCCATTTCATACTGCTCTATCTTTGCTATCTTTCCCCCTCCTAAATATTTCCTTAAAGCCATTGCGAAAGGAGGTGGCTGCTTCTCTTCCTTCTGCCTGTATTTACTCAAGCATATCCATTTCCCGCTTTTTATAAAAAGCTCTTTATCCTTTAAATTTATGAAAATTTCATCATTTTTCTGATATATCTTTCCTACATATCTGCCCACCATGCTCTGGAGCTCGCTAACAATTGCATATATATCGACAGCATCGAGCCTTTCCTTCATTTTATCTGCAAGCAAGGCATTCCAAGAAGAATATACTCCTCCAGCGTTTTGTAATCCTGCCAGTCATCAAGAGGAATTTCAATAATATAATCTTTTATTGCATCATAAAACATATCCCCCAGAAATTCTGATTCGTAATAATTCTTAAAAAATTCTATTTCAAGATACCCAGAAAGAGTTTTAGTTGTATTGTATCCACTGAGCCCATATGAAAGCCCGCTCGCCCCAATAAATGCAACAGCACCGCCATGTCTCTTCTTTAAAAATTGCCATCCAAGGCATTCATATGTTAAATTAAATTGGGCTGTATGGCATGCATTTGCAAAAATTATTGGTAATTTCCTGTTGTAATAAGTATATACATCAAGTAAGGTAATTCCAATCCATTCATCGCTGTTGTGTGGATGCGTTGCCCAGCTATTTGGTGAGCCATGTCCAGAGAAATCTATGAAATCAATTCCCTTCATTATTTCCTTCCATATGTTTTTCCTGTTCAATGAGCCATCGCTTGCCTTCAACTTTATGCATTCAAAATCATTCATCGTGCCAGCTACAATCTCATTCAAATATTCTCCTTCATTGACATCCTCTCTATCAAATGTATCTGTGTCTCCACCGCAAAAAAGAATTCTTTTAACTTTATCGCTATTTTCATATTCAATAACCTTTTTTATAACATTTTTTAATTCCGCTTTACTCCTACAAGCAAATCTTCCAACATAAACATCTGGCATTAAATCAATTTTGTCATATCTTCCTTCATAATTATATTCAGCAAATATTCCATTCCCATTGCTGTCCCAGTCATCAAAAACAATGCTTCCATTCTCATATTTATAAATATCTGCAAAGT is a genomic window of Thermoplasmatales archaeon containing:
- a CDS encoding mRNA surveillance protein pelota, with the translated sequence MKILELDLKKGIARLLVQSKNDCWHLYNVIEEGDFLSGYTFRSKKDSIEKIRRKKEEKERVYLKIEVTDKEFHEFTDILRIRGKIVEGEEAGAYHTFSIEPNMEIKIEKEWKEYHLKRLREAEEIKPKFAILVMDDDEATLAVIHEYGIEEKFHIFSDKCGKDYKGEYNEKEYYGQILRKIKEINLPIAIVGAGFAKEKFLSFAKNEIKNYFVDSVFNSGTAGVYEAIKRGIVRKFMEENRVAKEIEIVEKILEEISKNGNVAYGREEVEKYAEAGAIEKLILLNSLVRNEEELIKKAEKTGADIIFVSELHEGGKKLAALGGIAAFLRYKIS
- a CDS encoding NFACT family protein codes for the protein MKERLDAVDIYAIVSELQSMVGRYVGKIYQKNDEIFINLKDKELFIKSGKWICLSKYRQKEEKQPPPFAMALRKYLGGGKIAKIEQYEMDRIVLIEIIKEKIYRLAIEIIPPGNILLLDEEWKIILPITHQKWRDRILKPGEKYIFPSAKNPKKISEEDFMKREDILNFLIENGVPRIYAEEIKSYEDFRKFIEKIEGKKFEPQIIKNSEFIDVLPYSLKRYEGYEKIFFESISEAYDEYYHSIKKEEKEKKEEEKERIERQIAKQEEAIKKFEEEEKRYREEGDAIFANYELIERILKGEEKEKIKRKKYPFIEVELPYIGKNMIVKIDSRKSVYENANDKYLKSKKMREKIEGARKAIEETKIRISKFKEEVKKKKKHWFENYRWFISSDGNIVIGGKDARSNEKIVKKYLKENDIYVHADVHGAPSCIIKAHDLDGKPLKISEDTIKEACQFAASYSKAWGQFTACDAYWVYPWQVSKSAESGMYLPLGAFMIRGKRNYERCALEIAVGLVEIKGEIKIMGGPPSAIKKLAKKWVVFIPGRENPNKIAKSFAEIFGVSIEELQKVLPPGELSVKEENL